A genome region from Blautia coccoides includes the following:
- a CDS encoding DUF6070 family protein yields MRLKGVVMCVTAVSLILGGCRDTAKQKADVTVSADTAEPEEQEAAEEENSYYEMKIPADEAQVLSEAAVQAAKSYKDLLLQAKKNSSKGDVLSMDTVAALVKKMGSQGYAALDKRNRENMENYQLVEKFLASQEQKEQAAITVYRIHDDGGMDKTDFTSDNTGAVTVTVTILDWNKKQEPYVTDMVRYKAWKWEYTKKGYLFFERFIPDGMEADGTDAIRVLPLDEELRKMCEEYIEPIGYEANNLFLVEWDEENFQQVNFNDLYDFLYRIDQGSLPDSSRYPNGIGGSEFEDLIEKYFSIPLEQLRQQAGYNSQTDTYPWTQIAGSNSAVWTEMDPEVVDARDNGDGTITMTVDVVSPQLRSDKLFTHHVTVRRADDEDGFLYVSNTLEPGGQVPPYTPRTAAGQ; encoded by the coding sequence GTGAGATTAAAAGGGGTTGTGATGTGTGTGACAGCAGTGAGCCTGATCCTTGGAGGATGCCGGGATACGGCAAAGCAGAAGGCGGACGTGACAGTCAGTGCGGACACAGCGGAGCCTGAGGAACAGGAGGCGGCAGAGGAGGAAAACAGTTACTATGAGATGAAGATTCCTGCCGACGAAGCACAAGTCCTCTCTGAGGCTGCTGTACAGGCTGCCAAAAGCTATAAGGACCTGCTTTTACAGGCCAAAAAAAACAGCAGCAAAGGGGATGTTCTGTCCATGGATACGGTGGCTGCGTTGGTGAAGAAGATGGGGAGTCAGGGCTACGCGGCCCTGGATAAAAGGAACAGGGAGAACATGGAGAATTATCAACTGGTAGAAAAGTTTCTGGCAAGTCAGGAGCAAAAAGAGCAGGCTGCTATTACCGTATACAGGATCCATGATGACGGGGGGATGGATAAGACCGATTTTACGTCGGACAATACAGGTGCGGTGACTGTCACCGTCACGATCCTGGACTGGAATAAAAAGCAGGAGCCTTATGTGACGGATATGGTGAGGTACAAGGCATGGAAATGGGAATACACAAAGAAAGGCTATCTGTTCTTTGAGAGATTTATTCCGGATGGGATGGAGGCTGACGGAACGGATGCCATAAGGGTGCTGCCCCTGGATGAGGAACTGCGCAAAATGTGTGAGGAGTATATAGAACCTATCGGATATGAGGCAAATAACCTGTTCCTGGTGGAATGGGATGAGGAGAATTTCCAACAGGTGAACTTTAACGATCTTTATGATTTTCTCTATAGGATCGACCAGGGAAGCCTGCCGGACAGCTCCCGGTATCCGAATGGGATTGGCGGCAGTGAATTTGAAGATTTGATCGAAAAATATTTCAGTATTCCTTTGGAACAATTAAGGCAGCAGGCAGGCTACAACAGCCAAACAGACACATACCCCTGGACTCAGATAGCAGGGAGCAACAGCGCGGTCTGGACGGAGATGGATCCTGAAGTGGTGGACGCCAGGGATAACGGGGATGGCACCATAACCATGACGGTTGATGTGGTCAGCCCACAGCTAAGAAGTGATAAACTCTTCACCCACCATGTCACCGTGCGCAGGGCGGACGATGAGGACGG